A single region of the Quadrisphaera setariae genome encodes:
- a CDS encoding DUF501 domain-containing protein — translation MSEPEPPAQADDGDLGPALSPEDREAVRRQLGRPPRGAASTAHRCPCGRPDVVATAPRLEDGTPFPTTFYLTCPRVSSLVGTLEASGLMKEMAARLEDDDELAASYRAAHEDYLARRAQLEARLGEVPEIAGVSAGGMPTRVKCLHALLGHALAAGPGTNPLGDEVREALGEWWAEGPCA, via the coding sequence GTGAGCGAGCCGGAGCCCCCCGCGCAGGCGGACGACGGCGACCTCGGGCCGGCCCTGTCCCCGGAGGACCGCGAGGCGGTGCGCCGCCAGCTGGGCAGGCCCCCGCGCGGCGCCGCCAGCACGGCGCACCGCTGCCCGTGCGGCCGCCCGGACGTCGTGGCCACCGCCCCGCGCCTGGAGGACGGCACCCCCTTCCCCACCACCTTCTACCTGACGTGCCCGCGGGTGTCGTCGCTGGTGGGCACCCTGGAGGCCTCCGGCCTCATGAAGGAGATGGCGGCGCGCCTCGAGGACGACGACGAGCTCGCGGCCTCCTACCGCGCGGCCCACGAGGACTACCTCGCCCGGCGCGCCCAGCTGGAGGCACGGCTGGGGGAGGTCCCGGAGATCGCGGGCGTCTCGGCCGGGGGGATGCCCACCCGGGTGAAGTGCCTGCACGCGCTGCTGGGGCACGCCCTCGCGGCCGGTCCGGGCACCAACCCCCTCGGCGACGAGGTGCGCGAGGCGCTGGGCGAGTGGTGGGCCGAGGGACCCTGCGCCTGA
- a CDS encoding FtsB family cell division protein: MAPARPSSRSAAAGARPGVRLRRRPGRAPGEPVSSRPAPAARPRTTDPDAGGRGRRLTARGAALLAVGLVAAASLLGPVRAYVEQRSELSALQDDITAREQRVAQLQAESARWDDPAYAAAQARARFGYVVPGETGYTVLGAPASATPGPGAASPTATATPAPSSLLDRVRSGLGLGGGAATPTPTVTPADISSPTAAAPAAVPSATPVAP, encoded by the coding sequence GTGGCCCCCGCGAGACCCTCGTCCCGGAGCGCGGCCGCCGGTGCCCGCCCCGGGGTCCGGCTGCGCCGTCGCCCCGGTCGTGCCCCCGGCGAGCCGGTGAGCAGCCGCCCCGCACCCGCGGCCCGACCGCGCACCACCGACCCGGACGCCGGCGGTCGCGGCAGGCGCCTCACGGCCCGCGGCGCCGCGCTCCTCGCGGTGGGGCTGGTGGCCGCGGCGTCGCTGCTGGGCCCGGTCCGCGCCTACGTCGAGCAGCGCTCCGAGCTGAGCGCCCTCCAGGACGACATCACCGCCCGCGAGCAGCGGGTCGCCCAGCTGCAGGCCGAGTCGGCCCGCTGGGACGACCCGGCCTACGCCGCCGCGCAGGCGCGCGCCCGGTTCGGCTACGTGGTCCCGGGGGAGACGGGGTACACCGTGCTCGGCGCGCCCGCCTCCGCGACGCCGGGCCCCGGCGCCGCCTCGCCGACCGCCACGGCCACGCCCGCCCCCAGCTCGCTGCTCGACCGGGTGCGCTCCGGCCTGGGGCTGGGCGGGGGCGCCGCGACGCCCACGCCGACGGTGACGCCGGCGGACATCTCCTCGCCCACCGCCGCCGCGCCGGCTGCCGTGCCCTCGGCCACTCCGGTGGCGCCGTGA